The Littorina saxatilis isolate snail1 linkage group LG15, US_GU_Lsax_2.0, whole genome shotgun sequence genome contains a region encoding:
- the LOC138948252 gene encoding serine/threonine-protein phosphatase 6 regulatory ankyrin repeat subunit B-like, which translates to MADSLPSSSLKSIFIQEKDTSDGYEEKFPALVQREDLVGSSPFFKHEIFEEKEAEATDIPTLNAENGTAKNPNQLAKKELCVEKELEILRLFAEESPWCVWISDSLAHDLNVPVTCPSHFQDFRQIFFIGKNFTPFVLSLFGHDDDRTKVETYTKDFARLLIWSLLDFCHLDFTVLPCCLKRTDFSHELLTKIVTDQKSVIKRYFKSRTSLSGKTFLQLKSATTALVGATFIPCLLQNPDVEQMWLFLMNKEWRKEVSLHIELLHGKDSLELIISSNLQGKKLVATLEAAKRLSFTDEIEVSTQNEGMQLCLRMLKKYFKDCFKIQLKLNSGRQHESSPFLVERLTKREVDQDKETSPATSSQGEERQVQMQSMYTMILGGELSELCQHPSLQSPGFLQDFDDFLTGHNYMQQVVSAVDREHGLPLLYWSVQSPSPHLTHWCLAAIESRVETGHRLSGGLLRAIMATLLFRKCNENSRSVIKSFLPKFKLLEDKLATNADILKLSLPLPSTFPTDIMVNFREHGLCYLDDPSLPIPATLLSVTVTEDAVSVELPSQHWYLALRLLADREVDETDRDGNTLLHIAADKGNLEAITLAVKSGASLGRENNKCMTPLHYAYSRGHKDTIELLLNLGADVNIQNVIGNTPLHMACVQGRKDSVELLLLHGASVNVKGKDGDTPLDKAYKGHYSDIIKLLLRYGTNEQTKYGVDGSLLHKACSDGDHERVKQLLQNWADVNNRDTLSTTPLHIACIGGHTSIVELLFQHRADVNAQDQYGNTPLHKACGRGIKDNKNTVDLLLSHKADVNVRDKDGNTPLHKACANGHKNTVELLLRHEADVKAQNMYKETPLQNAFSANHDDVVALLIRHGANANGAEDAYGNTPLHKACSKGSKDIVKLLLSHKADVNVPDMVRNTPLHKACSRGSKDIVELLLSHKADVNVHDGYGYTPLQNACSKGSKDMMELLLCHKADVNVHDGSGNTLLHKACSEGSKNMAKLLLSHNADVNVHDGYGYTPLQKACSEGSKDMMELLLRHKADVNVHDSYGNTLLHKACSEGRKDIVELLLSHKADVNVQDKDGNTPLLNACSRGSKEMVELLLSHKADVNVQNKYGNTPLLEACSRGSKEMVELLLSHKADVNVQDKEGNTPLLEACSRGSKEMVELLLSHKADVNVQNKYGNTPLLEACSRGSKEMVELLLSHKADVNVQNKVRNTPLLNACSRGSKEMVELLLSHKADWNVQDKDGNTPLLNACSRGSKETVELLLSHKADVNVPDMVRNTPLHKACSRGRKDIVELLLSHKADVNVHDGYGNTPLQKACSEGSKDMLKMLLRHKADVNVHDGYGNTPLHKACSRGSKEMVELLLSHKADVNVQNKYGNTPLLEACSGGSKEMVELLLSHKADVNVQNKYGNTSLLEACSGDSKEMVELLLSHNADVNAQNKVRNTPLLNACSKGSKEMVELLLSHKADVNVHNKDGNTPLLEACSKGSKEMVELLLSHKADVNVQNKDGNTPLLEACSKGSKEMVELLLSHKADVNVQPNKDGNTPLREACSKGSKEMVELLLSHKADVNVQDKYGNTPLLNACSRGSKEMVELLLSHKADVNVQDKYGNTPLHKACSEGSEGTVELLLSHKADVNVKDKKGNTPLHTACSEGQHDRSELSMLRCAQPNRYDRDQPLDQTSSGNYKDIIELLLSHGADVNAQDEYGYTPLHRASCRGQREMVELLLHHKADVNVQGKDGKTPAARARSMGHTDIHKLLMHPEAARTVQN; encoded by the exons AAAATGGGACAGCTAAAAACCCGAATCAACTTGCCAAGAAGGAACTTTGTGTGGAAAAAGAACTGGAGATCTTACGACTGTTTGCTGAGGAGTCACCCTGGTGCGTCTGGATATCAGACAGTTTGGCTCACGACCTGAATGTGCCTGTTACATGTCCGTCTCATTTTCAAGACTTTCGTCAGATCTTTTTCATCGGCAAAAACTTTACTCCTTTTGTGCTTTCCTTGTTCGGTCATGATGATGATCGAACCAAAGTTGAAACCTACACCAAAGATTTTGCCCGTTTACTGATTTGGAGTTTGCTGGATTTCTGCCACCTAGACTTCACAGTGCTGCCATGTTGTTTGAAGAGAACAGACTTCAGTCATGAGCTGCTTACCAAGATTGTGACGGACCAGAAAAGTGTGATAAAAAGATATTTCAAAAGTCGTACCAGTTTAAGTGGGAAGACGTTTCTTCAACTGAAATCGGCAACAACAGCGTTGGTTGGAGCCACCTTCATCCCGTGCTTGTTGCAGAATCCGGATGTGGAACAG ATGTGGCTCTTTCTCATGAACAAGGAATGGCGAAAAGAAGTATCACTGCATATAGAATTACTCCATGGCAAAGATAGTCTAGAGCTCATCATTTCGTCCAACCTCCAAGGCAAGAAGCTGGTCGCAACATTGGAAGCTGCAAAAAGACTCAGTTTTACAGATGAAATTGAGGTTTCTACCCAGAACGAAGGGATGCAACTTTGCCTTAG AATGTTGAAGAAATACTTCAAAGACTGCTTCAAAATTCAACTGAAGCTGAATAGTGGAAGACAACACGAAAGTTCACCTTTCTTAGTGGAGAGACTTACAAAGAGAGAAGTTGACCAAGACAAAGAGACATCCCCTGCAACATCCAGTCAAG GGGAAGAACGACAGGTGCAGATGCAGAGCATGTACACGATGATTCTGGGTGGGGAGCTGTCAGAATTGTGCCAGCATCCCTCCTTGCAATCTCCTGGCTTCCTGCAAGACTTTGACGACTTCTTAACAGGCCACAATTACATGCAACAAGTGGTCAGCGCAGTAGACAGAGAGCACGGTCTGCCGTTACTGTACTGGTCTGTGCAAAGTCCTTCACCCCACCTTACACACTGGTGCCTTGCCGCCATAGAGAGTCGTGTCGAGACAGGTCACCGGTTGTCAGGGGGTCTACTTCGTGCTATCATGGCAACACTTTTGTTTAGAAAATGTAACGAAAACAGTCGGTCTGTGATCAAAAGCTTTCTCCCTAAGTTTAAATTACTGGAAGACAAACTTGCCACCAATGCTGACATTTTGAAGTTGTCTCTTCCCCTGCCAAGTACATTTCCGACAGATATCATGGTCAATTTTCGTGAACATGGTCTGTGTTACCTTGACGACCCCTCCCTGCCCATCCCAGCCACACTGCTGTCAGTGACCGTTACAGAGGACGCGGTCAGCGTGGAGCTGCCCAGCCAACACTGGTACCTGGCGCTGAGACTGCTGGCTGACAGGGAGGTGGACGAGACAGACCGTGACGGCAACACGCTGCTTCACATCGCTGCCGACAAGGGAAACCTAGAGGCCATCACACTGGCCGTGAAGAGTGGAGCTTCCTTAGGAAGAGAAAACAACAAGTGCATGACTCCGCTACACTATGCGTACAGCAGAGGGCACAAAGATACAATTGAACTTTTATTGAATCTTGGGGCTGATGTGAATATTCAAAATGTGATTGGCAATACACCGCTTCACATGGCATGTGTTCAAGGTCGCAAAGATTCAGTTGAACTGTTATTACTTCATGGGGCTTCTGTGAATGTTAAAGGTAAAGATGGCGACACACCGCTGGACAAAGCTTACAAGGGGCATTACAGCGATATTATTAAACTGTTATTAAGGTACGGGACCAATGAACAGACAAAATATGGAGTTGATGGTTCACTGCTACACAAAGCATGCAGTGATGGTGATCACGAAAGGGTTAAACAGTTATTGCAGAATTGGGCTGATGTGAATAATCGGGATACTTTAAGCACAACACCTCTTCACATCGCATGCATTGGAGGTCACACAAGTATTGTTGAACTGTTATTTCAGCACAGGGCTGATGTAAATGCACAGGATCAGTATGGTAACACACCGCTACACAAAGCATGCGGCAGGGGTATAAAGGATAATAAAAATACCGTAGACCTGTTACTGAGTCACAAAGCTGATGTAAATGTACGGGATAAGGATGGCAACACACCGCTTCACAAAGCATGCGCAAATGGTCACAAAAATACCGTGGAGCTGTTATTGCGTCATGAAGCTGATGTGAAAGCACAGAACATGTATAAAGAGACACCCCTACAAAATGCATTCAGTGCCAACCATGATGACGTCGTTGCACTGTTAATTCGTCATGGGGCTAATGCAAATGGAGCAGAGGATGCTTATGGCAACACGCCACTTCACAAAGCATGCAGTAAGGGTAGCAAAGATATCGTTAAGCTGTTACTGAGTCATAAAGCTGATGTGAATGTACCGGATATGGTTCGCAACACACCGCTACACAAAGCATGCAGTAGGGGTAGCAAAGATATTGTTGAGCTGTTACTGAGTCACAAAGCTGATGTGAATGTACATGATGGTTATGGCTACACACCGCTACAAAATGCATGCAGTAAGGGCAGCAAAGACATGATGGAGCTGTTACTGTGTCACAAAGCTGATGTGAATGTACATGATGGTTCTGGCAACACGCTGCTACACAAAGCATGCAGTGAGGGTAGCAAAAATATGGCAAAGCTGTTACTGAGTCACAACGCTGATGTGAATGTACATGATGGTTATGGCTACACACCGCTACAAAAAGCATGCAGTGAGGGCAGCAAAGATATGATGGAGCTGTTACTGCGTCACAAAGCTGATGTGAATGTACATGATAGTTATGGCAACACACTGCTACACAAAGCATGCAGTGAGGGTAGAAAAGATATCGTTGAGCTGTTACTGAGTCACAAAGCTGATGTGAATGTACAGGATAAGGATGGCAACACACCGCTACTCAACGCATGCAGTAGGGgtagcaaagaaatggtggaGCTGTTACTGAGTCACAAAGCTGATGTGAATGTACAGAATAAGTATGGCAACACACCGCTACTCGAAGCATGCAGTAGGGgtagcaaagaaatggtggaGCTGTTACTGAGTCACAAAGCTGATGTGAATGTACAGGATAAGGAAGGCAACACACCGCTACTCGAAGCATGCAGTAGGGgtagcaaagaaatggtggaGCTGTTACTGAGTCACAAAGCTGATGTGAATGTACAGAATAAGTATGGCAACACACCGCTACTCGAAGCATGCAGTAGGGgtagcaaagaaatggtggaGCTGTTACTGAGTCACAAAGCTGATGTGAATGTACAGAATAAGGTTCGCAACACACCGCTACTCAACGCATGCAGTAGGGGTAGCAAAGAAATGGTAGAGCTGTTACTGAGTCACAAAGCTGATTGGAATGTACAGGATAAGGATGGCAACACACCGCTACTCAACGCATGCAGTAGGGGTAGCAAAGAAACAGTGGAGCTGTTACTGAGTCACAAAGCTGATGTGAATGTACCGGATATGGTTCGCAACACACCGCTACACAAAGCATGCAGTAGGGGTAGAAAAGATATCGTTGAGCTGTTACTGAGTCACAAAGCTGACGTGAATGTACATGATGGTTATGGCAACACACCGCTGCAAAAAGCATGCAGTGAGGGCAGCAAAGATATGTTGAAGATGTTACTGCGTCACAAAGCTGATGTGAATGTACATGATGGTTATGGCAACACACCGCTACACAAAGCATGCAGTAGGGgtagcaaagaaatggtggaGCTGTTACTGAGTCACAAAGCTGATGTGAATGTACAGAATAAGTATGGCAACACACCGCTACTCGAAGCATGCAGTGGGGgtagcaaagaaatggtggaGCTGTTACTGAGTCACAAAGCTGATGTGAATGTACAGAATAAGTATGGCAACACATCGCTACTCGAAGCATGCAGTGGggatagcaaagaaatggtggaGCTGTTACTGAGTCACAACGCTGATGTGAATGCACAGAATAAGGTTCGCAACACACCGCTACTCAACGCATGCAGTAAGGGTAGCAAAGAAATGGTAGAGCTGTTACTGAGTCACAAAGCTGATGTGAATGTACATAATAAAGATGGCAACACACCGCTACTCGAAGCATGCAGTAAGGgtagcaaagaaatggtggaGCTGTTACTGAGTCACAAAGCTGATGTGAATGTACAGAATAAGGATGGCAACACACCGCTACTCGAAGCATGCAGTAAGGgtagcaaagaaatggtggaGCTGTTACTGAGTCACAAAGCTGATGTGAATGTACAGCCGAATAAGGATGGCAACACACCGCTACGCGAAGCATGCAGTAAGGgtagcaaagaaatggtggaGCTGTTACTGAGTCACAAAGCTGATGTGAATGTTCAGGATAAGTATGGCAACACACCGCTACTCAACGCATGCAGTAGGGGTAGCAAAGAAATGGTAGAGCTGTTACTGAGTCACAAAGCTGATGTGAATGTACAGGATAAGTATGGCAACACACCGCTACACAAAGCATGCAGTGAGGGTAGCGAAGGCACGGTGGAGCTGTTACTGAGTCACAAAGCTGATGTCAATGTAAAGGATAAGAAAGGCAACACACCGCTACATACGGCATGCAGTGAGGGTCAACATGATAGGTCTGAACTGTCCATGCTGCGTTGTGCACAACCAAACAGGTATGACCGCGACCAACCTTTGGACCAAACAAGCAGCGGTAATTACAAAGATATCATAGAACTGTTACTCAGTCATGGGGCTGATGTCAATGCACAGGATGAGTATGGTTACACGCCCCTACACAGAGCAAGCTGTAGAGGGCAAAGAGAAATGGTGGAGCTGTTACTGCATCACAAAGCTGATGTGAATGTACAGGGTAAGGATGGCAAAACACCTGCAGCCAGAGCACGCAGCATGGGTCACACTGATATCCATAAACTGTTAATGCATCCTGAGGCTGCTAGGACTGTGCAGAATTGA